A stretch of the Jeotgalibacillus haloalkalitolerans genome encodes the following:
- a CDS encoding HD domain-containing protein: MGIHHYFKSLSDMEKLYRCPGKFKYNEHTVAAHSFKVTKIAQFLGTVEEHHGKTVNWKNLYEKALNHDYPEIFTGDIKTPVKYASSELNRLFSEVEEEMAHRFVQAEFPEEYQSIYLARFKEGKDRTLEGNILSVADKIDLLYESFGEIQKGNPEPIFLEIYQEALSTILKFSEMKSVEFFLEEVLPDMLAEKFIPHSELSKITQNLIAASK; encoded by the coding sequence ATGGGGATTCATCATTATTTCAAAAGTCTATCTGATATGGAAAAGCTTTATCGTTGTCCCGGCAAGTTTAAATATAACGAACATACAGTGGCAGCCCATTCATTTAAAGTGACGAAAATTGCGCAGTTTCTCGGCACGGTTGAGGAGCATCACGGGAAGACCGTGAACTGGAAGAATCTTTATGAAAAAGCATTGAATCATGACTATCCTGAAATTTTTACAGGTGATATTAAAACACCTGTAAAGTATGCCTCTTCTGAATTAAACCGACTGTTCAGTGAGGTGGAAGAGGAGATGGCACACCGATTTGTGCAGGCGGAATTTCCTGAAGAGTACCAGTCGATTTATCTTGCGCGTTTTAAAGAAGGGAAGGATCGCACACTTGAAGGCAATATCCTGTCTGTTGCGGATAAAATTGATCTGCTGTACGAATCGTTCGGCGAAATTCAAAAAGGAAATCCTGAGCCGATCTTCCTTGAAATCTATCAGGAAGCATTATCCACGATTCTTAAATTCAGTGAGATGAAAAGCGTTGAATTCTTTTTAGAGGAAGTATTGCCTGATATGCTGGCTGAAAAGTTTATTCCTCATTCAGAACTGAGCAAAATCACACAAAATCTTATTGCAGCATCAAAATGA
- a CDS encoding CsbA family protein: MGTKILMAMFLPALLVVLFTRITYSRTIAMLLTIALIAGSSYKGYTGSWYVIIVDAASLTLGLWYANRYMKKYTDKQRGIA; the protein is encoded by the coding sequence ATGGGCACAAAAATTCTGATGGCCATGTTTCTTCCAGCATTATTAGTTGTTTTATTTACCCGTATCACTTACAGCCGCACGATCGCAATGCTGCTGACGATCGCACTGATTGCCGGCTCATCTTATAAAGGATACACAGGAAGCTGGTACGTTATCATCGTTGACGCCGCCTCCCTGACACTTGGCCTCTGGTACGCCAACCGTTATATGAAAAAGTACACAGATAAACAGCGCGGAATCGCTTAG
- a CDS encoding S41 family peptidase produces MRRALMILICMVLGAGVYYSAERWIVKRAPEEVSVEMSKIEKAQQMIQDSYVEKVDENLLLDGALKGMVAALGDPYSVYMDEQTSKQFHDSLDSSFSGIGAEITQQEGEFIIVAPLKGSPAEKAGLKPNDVITLVDNEEIDGLTIYDLTSKIRGPKGSRVQLGIKRGEAEKSLTINVVRDDIPVETVSHQLYERDGAKAGYIEIKTFGEGTGKDVKAALDDLEKEDLSGLIIDVRGNPGGLLSSVEEVLGNFLTDKKPFMYVEERSGKREALTSGSKDKKEYPIVVLINEGSASASEILAAAMYEVEGYTLIGTKSFGKGTVQQSLELGDGSQMKLTVSKWLTPDKRWIHRKGIQPTLEVVQPEIFELSPVQSSIVLKKGMNDERVASLQRLLDGLGYEVDRTDGYFSAQTEKAITEFQKKSRLKETGEVNTSTLKKLESTLELYKKNPNHDHQLQSAIEFIARH; encoded by the coding sequence GTGAGAAGAGCACTTATGATCCTGATATGTATGGTACTTGGAGCTGGCGTTTATTACAGTGCAGAGCGGTGGATCGTGAAGAGGGCGCCGGAAGAGGTATCTGTTGAAATGTCCAAAATTGAAAAAGCACAGCAGATGATTCAGGACAGTTATGTTGAAAAGGTGGATGAAAATCTGCTGCTTGACGGTGCGTTAAAAGGAATGGTCGCAGCGCTTGGGGATCCATATTCAGTCTATATGGATGAACAGACCTCAAAGCAGTTCCACGATTCGCTTGATTCATCATTCAGCGGAATTGGTGCAGAAATTACGCAGCAGGAAGGTGAGTTCATCATTGTTGCGCCGCTCAAAGGATCGCCGGCTGAAAAAGCAGGGTTAAAGCCGAATGATGTGATCACGCTTGTAGACAATGAAGAAATTGACGGACTGACAATTTATGATCTGACATCAAAAATCAGAGGCCCTAAAGGCAGCCGCGTGCAGCTTGGTATTAAAAGAGGAGAGGCTGAAAAATCCTTAACCATTAATGTGGTGCGTGATGATATTCCTGTTGAAACGGTTTCCCATCAGCTTTATGAACGTGACGGGGCAAAGGCCGGATACATAGAAATTAAAACGTTCGGTGAGGGGACCGGTAAAGATGTGAAAGCAGCACTTGATGATCTTGAAAAAGAAGACCTGTCCGGATTAATCATTGATGTAAGAGGCAATCCGGGGGGATTACTGTCAAGTGTTGAGGAAGTGCTGGGCAATTTCTTAACAGATAAAAAACCATTTATGTATGTGGAAGAACGCTCAGGAAAACGGGAAGCACTAACCTCGGGATCTAAAGACAAAAAAGAATATCCGATTGTCGTGCTGATTAATGAAGGCAGTGCATCTGCTTCAGAAATTCTTGCAGCTGCGATGTATGAGGTTGAAGGCTATACACTGATTGGTACAAAGTCATTTGGAAAAGGAACCGTTCAGCAGTCACTTGAACTCGGTGACGGCAGCCAGATGAAGCTGACGGTATCAAAGTGGCTGACCCCTGATAAACGCTGGATTCACCGTAAGGGTATTCAGCCAACTTTAGAAGTCGTCCAGCCGGAGATTTTCGAATTATCTCCTGTTCAGTCTTCTATTGTGCTGAAAAAAGGCATGAATGATGAAAGGGTCGCTTCCCTTCAAAGGCTGTTAGATGGTCTCGGATATGAAGTTGACCGGACAGATGGCTACTTCAGTGCACAGACTGAAAAAGCCATTACTGAATTCCAGAAAAAATCCCGCCTGAAAGAAACAGGTGAAGTCAATACTTCTACACTGAAAAAGCTTGAATCGACGCTGGAGCTATACAAAAAGAATCCAAATCATGATCATCAGCTGCAATCAGCAATCGAGTTTATTGCACGCCATTAA
- a CDS encoding PDZ domain-containing protein: MFNEWLSELPGALLGLLNPVLLIGIIAAIVAGTVRLKRERRDVRTAVKPWYIELLSFFGVSLAFGLVLSAVISGAGIVVDLFWIYAVSLAMILFTIIGQFRLLSAGFMFPLVFVAIIGLDYFNVTLPELVPALPDAFIAAGIVMGLLLIAEGLMIQLNAVKQTSPRVIRTPRGMKAGAFFTKRIWLVPLLIPVPTGLINEAGWWPLIGAGDTFSLFIFPAVLGYQLTVVHDLPKNILKSNGAQVVWLGFLSAVIAAGTLWAPYLIFVSFGIAFAGRLFILLKTRAVCRKSGYHFLNGDKGVMIIDVLPGTPAAKMGLMRGEMVHKVNGLVVRNEREFYEAIQKSRAHCKLEVFNHAGEVRYTQAALYEGQHHQLGCILIEDRKRETA; this comes from the coding sequence ATGTTCAATGAATGGTTAAGTGAATTGCCGGGTGCGCTTTTAGGACTGTTAAATCCGGTGCTGCTGATCGGAATCATCGCAGCAATTGTTGCAGGAACTGTAAGATTGAAAAGGGAACGCCGTGATGTCAGAACAGCGGTCAAGCCGTGGTACATAGAATTGCTCAGTTTTTTCGGCGTTTCTTTAGCATTTGGACTTGTGTTGTCAGCAGTGATCAGCGGAGCGGGAATCGTTGTTGATCTCTTCTGGATTTATGCAGTCAGTCTGGCCATGATTCTATTTACAATCATTGGTCAGTTCAGGCTTTTATCTGCAGGCTTTATGTTTCCGCTTGTATTTGTTGCGATTATCGGGCTTGACTACTTTAACGTGACACTACCGGAGCTTGTTCCGGCACTGCCTGATGCTTTTATCGCTGCAGGCATTGTAATGGGATTATTGCTGATTGCTGAAGGGCTGATGATTCAGCTGAATGCTGTCAAACAGACTTCACCAAGGGTAATCAGAACGCCGCGCGGCATGAAGGCAGGCGCATTTTTCACTAAAAGAATCTGGCTGGTACCACTGCTCATCCCGGTTCCAACAGGATTGATTAATGAAGCCGGCTGGTGGCCGCTCATTGGTGCAGGGGATACATTTTCACTTTTCATCTTCCCGGCTGTACTCGGCTATCAGTTAACGGTCGTACATGACCTGCCGAAAAATATTTTAAAATCAAACGGCGCACAGGTTGTGTGGCTTGGCTTCTTATCAGCTGTCATTGCAGCAGGTACACTCTGGGCACCATATCTGATCTTTGTGTCATTCGGAATTGCTTTTGCAGGACGATTATTCATTCTGCTCAAAACACGTGCCGTTTGCAGAAAATCCGGTTATCACTTCCTGAACGGAGATAAAGGCGTCATGATCATTGATGTGCTCCCGGGCACTCCGGCTGCAAAAATGGGACTGATGCGCGGAGAAATGGTTCATAAAGTAAACGGCCTGGTTGTCAGAAACGAACGTGAATTTTATGAAGCGATTCAGAAGAGCCGTGCCCATTGTAAGCTTGAAGTGTTCAACCATGCCGGAGAAGTGCGCTACACGCAGGCAGCTTTGTATGAAGGACAGCATCATCAGCTTGGATGTATTTTAATTGAAGACCGCAAACGTGAAACAGCCTGA